The genomic region GGGCGCTTCGGTCACCGGCTTAGACCTTTCTGACAAAGCGATTGATGCGGCTAATAAATTAGCGGAGCAGCTTCAAATCGATGCTAAGTTCATCTGCACGGACGTCTATAGCACGCCCGAAGAATTGAATGGGCAGTTCGATATGGTTTTCACGAGCTATGGTACGATTGGCTGGCTTCCGGATCTGGATGCCTGGGCCAGAGTAATCCGCCGTGTATTAAAACCGGGAGGTCGCTTGGTATTCGTTGAATTTCACCCGGTCGTATGGATGTTTGATTATGACTTTGAAAAAGTAGGTTACAATTATTTTAATGCCGGCCCAGTTGAAGAAGTAAGCGATGGAACTTATGCGGATCGCGATGCTGACATCAGTAACAAGAGTATCTCCTGGAATCATTCGCTTGGTGAGGTCATGACCGCCTTGCTTGGTCAGGGTTTTCGCTTAGACACGTTTCAGGAATATGACTATTCGCCTTACAATTGCTTTCGACATGGCGTAGAAGTAGCACCTAAGAAGTTCCGTATTAAACATTTAGACAATAAAATACCCATGCTTTATGCATTATCGGCGACGAAGGCTTAGCCGATAAAATCCACGGTATTCAGGGATATATGCTCTGGTTTAAATCAATTATCTTTACCTATCAATTAGGTCAATATATGAATTTTAAATCCATGCCATCCGCTCGCCTGCTAGCATCACTATTTTTGATTAGTTTCTTATGTTGTTTTTCGCACTTTGCGCAAGCGCAAGAGGAAGAGCCCGCAGCATTTGTTGTTGCTGACGATTACAACCTTTGGTATGTTAATACCGAAAAGGACGCTGCCATCTTTGCCAATATGGCCTATGTTCGTAAAATGCCTTCCACAAATAGTGCGCTAGTTGACTCTATTCCTATGGGTACTCCGATCAAGTTCTTGGACAATGCTGGCTACAACCCTATGCAGCTTCGTGGAATGTACCTGCCTTGGTATAAAATAGCTTACAAGATCAACAATCAACAGAAGACCGGCTATATATGGATTGGATTAGTGAGCTTAGATAAAAAAGTGGACCCGTCTACAGGAAATACCTTTCTTTATGGGATTGCCTGGCATAATGACGAGGAATCTTACGATTGGGTGGAAGCGAAAGTATTTAATAAAAACCAACAGCTCATTGCTAAAGCCGGCTTTGCAAACTATCGTGGTGAGCAATCTTATTGCACATCAGAATTAACTGAAAGCGAAAACCTTAAGGATAGCAAACTAATCTATAACGTGATCTTCTCTGGGGAGGCCTGTGGCATCCCGACAACAACCTTTGGCTTTGCTTGGGATGGGACGAACTTAAATGCCCTTCCTAAGATCTCCTCGGTATCGGATGCTGGAGTATATTATTATTCCGAAGAGTTGGAATTCCCAAAGAAATACACAAAGGGAAACCAACTCATCATTAAAAAGATGGAAGAAGGGGAAGTAATCGACGATACGAAAGAAGAGCTAGAGTATAAGATCAAAAAGTCTGAAGAGCGCTATAGTTGGGATGGTAAAAAATACCATTTAATACCTTAGTAGATGCTATTTGCGACTTTCTTAATGGCTTGATAAACCTCTTGCAATTCTTGATCCGAGATGCAATACGGTGGTAAGATATAAACCGTGTTCCCTAAAGGACGCAGAATGACTCCTTCGGCAAGGAAGGCAGCGTATAGCTGCTCTTGTATCTTGTTGAAGTATGAGGTCTCTCCTACTTTCCAATCAAATGCTAATATAGTCCCACATTGACGTACATGTTCCACCACCTTCAACGCGCTAAGTTCTTTAATAAAATCTTGGTGCGAGCGAACAATTCGCTGTATGGAATCCAACGTATCTTGTTGAAGCAGTAGATCCAGGCTTGCCAAGGATGCTGCACAAGCAATGGGACTAGCGGTAAACGAATGTCCATGAAAGAAGGCTTTCATCTTTTCATCCGAATAAAAAGCTTGATACAGCTCTTCGGTACAGCTTGTGATCCCCATTGGCATGGTACCGCCGGTTAATCCTTTAGAGAAGCACATAATATCGGGACTTTCAGTCAGTTGATTGGCTGCAAATAAAGTTCCTGTTCGGCCAAATCCTACGAATACCTCGTCTTGGATCAGCAGAATTCCTTTGGATTTACAGTATGCCATTAATGCTGATAAATCAGCTGCCTGATGCATTAGCATCCCACCAGCCCCTTGGACCAAAGGCTCATAAATGAAACAAGCGACATCATCCGCATGCTGATCTATTATTTGAAAAGTTTCCTTCAGATTGGATGAGTGGGGAGCATCGATGAAGATGACCTCAAAGAGCAAGTCTTGGAAAGGCGCGGTCCATAGACCCCGCTCGCTAACAGACATCGCACCGAAAGTATCACCATGGTATCCATGCTTGAAAGCAATTATCTTATTTTTCTTATCCCCTTGCTGATGCGCATACTGTATGCACATCTTGAGTGCTACCTCTACCGCGGTAGAACCATTGTCGGAATAGAATATCTTTTGTTGATTTGCCGGCAAAATGGCTAACAGGCGCTCTGAAAGCTCTATGGCAGGCTGGTGGGTAAAGCCTGCGAAGATAACCTGTTCTAAGCGCTGTAGCTGCTCGAAAACCTTTTGAGCGATATATGGGTGTGCATGACCATGTAAGGTCACCCACCAGGAGGAAACAGCGTCTATATAGCTGTTTCCATTGGCATCATAGAGCTGAACGCCTTTTCCGGATAGTATTGGAATGTGTTGGCTGGTTTTCATTTGGCTATAGGGATGCCAATTAACCGCACGATCTCTAGCAATTAACTCATCGAACATGCTTCCTTTACCTCCTTCTGCATTGGTTTCAGACCTAGATTTCTTAACATCTGCATATCTTCGTCGACTCCCGGATTTGGGGTCACCAACAAGGTTTGTCGTTCTCCGGTGAAGATCGAATTAGCGCCCGCCATAAAGCACCAAGCTTGCTCGACCTCCGACATTTCAATTCTTCCCGCACTCAGACGTACCATAGAGGATGGCAACACGATGCGAGCAGTGGCAATCATGCGCACCATTTCCCAGATATCAATTTTTGGAAGATGTTCCAGCGGTGTTCCGTCAACTCTAGCTAGGGCGTTGATAGGAACAGATTCGGGATGTTTTTCCATATTGGCTAGCGTGCGTAGCATGGAGATACGATCTGCTGGCTTCTCACCCAATCCGATGATACCACCCGAGCACACAGTGATACCTGCCTTACGCACATTCTTGATGGTTTCAATTCGGTTATCGAACTTGCGTGTGGAGATGATCTCGTCGTAAAATTCTTCGGAAGTATCTAAGTTGTGGTTATAAGCATATAAGCCTGCTTCCTGCAGGCGTTGGGCCTGGCTTTCGCTCAGCATGCCTAAGGTACAGCATACCTCTAGCCCTAATTCATTGACACCTTTTACCATATCGATGATGCGATCGAAGTCACGATTATCGCGTACTTCGCGCCATGCTGCCGCCATGCAAAAGCGTGAGGAACCGTTATCTTTCGCTTTTTGAGCATGCGCAAGGACAGTTTCCGTAGGAAGCAAGGCCTGTACTTTGATATCCGTATGATAACGCGCTGCCTGTCCGCAATACGAGCAATCTTCAGGGCATCCGCCTGTTTTCACAGACAACAAGGTTGAGATCTGCACTTGTTCCGGATTATGCCATTGCCGATGCACCGTTGCAGCTTCATAGACCAGTTCCATAAGTGGCTTGTTGTAAATGGCCAATAGCTCTTCCTTTGTCCAATTATGGCGTAATTCTTTTTCGTGTTTCATTCTGATTTGATGTATTTTGTTTTGTTTATTCTGCTTTACTTGTGTAACCAAGGTATATTGAGGCATGCTACTTCCTCAGGAAGATGCCGACGGATGACCCGTTCCGTTGCACTAGAAAATGGACCATTAAAAACCACGGTGTCCAACACAATATTGTTGGACTCGAGCGCTTTGATGGAAAGGATACTGTGGTTGATACAGCCAAGGTAATCTTTGACGACTAACACGACCGGTAAGTTCAAGTGTTTTATTAAGTCGATTATAAATTTATCCTCATTGATAGGAACATATAATCCTCCTACCCCTTCAACAACAAGGTTATTTGGGCTGTATGGCAGTTGAAAATCGTTCAATTTAATCTCTACTCCATCGATGCGAGCGGACTCATGCGGAGATGCCGCAGTATTTAGTCGATAGCGTTCGGGAAATATGGTTACTTCATCTTCCACAAGCTCTCGCACGGTCATGCTGTCTGTCATATCCAGATCGCCAGACTGTATTGGCTTCCAGTAATCGGCTTGCCAAAGTTTAACGAGCAGT from Sphingobacterium sp. BN32 harbors:
- a CDS encoding class I SAM-dependent methyltransferase, with protein sequence MSNEENYKEVNRILWNDAVDTHLSSDFYDMEGFLAGNSSLNPVELELFGDLRGKKIFHLQCHFGQDTLSLARMGASVTGLDLSDKAIDAANKLAEQLQIDAKFICTDVYSTPEELNGQFDMVFTSYGTIGWLPDLDAWARVIRRVLKPGGRLVFVEFHPVVWMFDYDFEKVGYNYFNAGPVEEVSDGTYADRDADISNKSISWNHSLGEVMTALLGQGFRLDTFQEYDYSPYNCFRHGVEVAPKKFRIKHLDNKIPMLYALSATKA
- a CDS encoding SH3 domain-containing protein; translated protein: MNFKSMPSARLLASLFLISFLCCFSHFAQAQEEEPAAFVVADDYNLWYVNTEKDAAIFANMAYVRKMPSTNSALVDSIPMGTPIKFLDNAGYNPMQLRGMYLPWYKIAYKINNQQKTGYIWIGLVSLDKKVDPSTGNTFLYGIAWHNDEESYDWVEAKVFNKNQQLIAKAGFANYRGEQSYCTSELTESENLKDSKLIYNVIFSGEACGIPTTTFGFAWDGTNLNALPKISSVSDAGVYYYSEELEFPKKYTKGNQLIIKKMEEGEVIDDTKEELEYKIKKSEERYSWDGKKYHLIP
- the bioA gene encoding adenosylmethionine--8-amino-7-oxononanoate transaminase, translated to MFDELIARDRAVNWHPYSQMKTSQHIPILSGKGVQLYDANGNSYIDAVSSWWVTLHGHAHPYIAQKVFEQLQRLEQVIFAGFTHQPAIELSERLLAILPANQQKIFYSDNGSTAVEVALKMCIQYAHQQGDKKNKIIAFKHGYHGDTFGAMSVSERGLWTAPFQDLLFEVIFIDAPHSSNLKETFQIIDQHADDVACFIYEPLVQGAGGMLMHQAADLSALMAYCKSKGILLIQDEVFVGFGRTGTLFAANQLTESPDIMCFSKGLTGGTMPMGITSCTEELYQAFYSDEKMKAFFHGHSFTASPIACAASLASLDLLLQQDTLDSIQRIVRSHQDFIKELSALKVVEHVRQCGTILAFDWKVGETSYFNKIQEQLYAAFLAEGVILRPLGNTVYILPPYCISDQELQEVYQAIKKVANSIY
- the bioB gene encoding biotin synthase BioB; translated protein: MKHEKELRHNWTKEELLAIYNKPLMELVYEAATVHRQWHNPEQVQISTLLSVKTGGCPEDCSYCGQAARYHTDIKVQALLPTETVLAHAQKAKDNGSSRFCMAAAWREVRDNRDFDRIIDMVKGVNELGLEVCCTLGMLSESQAQRLQEAGLYAYNHNLDTSEEFYDEIISTRKFDNRIETIKNVRKAGITVCSGGIIGLGEKPADRISMLRTLANMEKHPESVPINALARVDGTPLEHLPKIDIWEMVRMIATARIVLPSSMVRLSAGRIEMSEVEQAWCFMAGANSIFTGERQTLLVTPNPGVDEDMQMLRNLGLKPMQKEVKEACSMS
- the bioD gene encoding dethiobiotin synthase — protein: MKKQVFVSGIGTGIGKTFCSALLVKLWQADYWKPIQSGDLDMTDSMTVRELVEDEVTIFPERYRLNTAASPHESARIDGVEIKLNDFQLPYSPNNLVVEGVGGLYVPINEDKFIIDLIKHLNLPVVLVVKDYLGCINHSILSIKALESNNIVLDTVVFNGPFSSATERVIRRHLPEEVACLNIPWLHK